From one Bombus affinis isolate iyBomAffi1 chromosome 9, iyBomAffi1.2, whole genome shotgun sequence genomic stretch:
- the LOC126920171 gene encoding uncharacterized protein LOC126920171, with the protein MSRNERCFLLLIICVLLSDYQVNSDRDARLSRRKRYVVFPEGSTFSIALCLTVHTLTPDDNIFTEGVNWGISYDLPNESKPALDPLLQLRHDEIKPLKKYGHHSTVNAINKNIVKYSGWNRNDKYYVKPGKSKYHKSDYYYLQRRHRRQLYNKLETIMNAMNFEGRTCVLRALCEASQRLMPKGNTLVEEMMRISFSFPLKRLFAHEPEEHHAYSRAHKAGHEGHDCASMYAGCSFSLIDMALGKYDTSATRRPQLPPGYADTAESFGDWARYNMK; encoded by the exons ATGAGTCGAAACGAACGTTGTTTCCTTCTTTTAATAATCTGCGTCCTGCTAAGTGATTATCAAGTGAACTCGGACCGGGACGCTCGTTTGTCGAGGAGAAAACGATACGTCGTTTTTCCCGAAGGCTCGACTTTCTCT ATCGCTCTATGTCTTACGGTGCATACTCTGACACCGGACGATAACATTTTCACGGAGGGAGTCAATTGGGGTATCTCATACGACCTACCAAACGAAAGCAAGCCGGCTCTAGACCCCCTTTTGCAATTGAGACACGATGAGATTAAACCTCTGAAGAAATATGGTCATCATTCGACGGTGAACGCGATCAACAAGAACATCGTGAAATATTCCGGATGGAACAGAAACGATAAGTATTACGTGAAACCAGGGAAAAGCAAGTACCACAAGTCAGACTACTATTACTTGCAACGTAGACATCGCAGGCAACTTTACAACAAACTGGAGACCATTATGAACGC GATGAACTTCGAAGGGAGAACGTGCGTGCTTCGAGCGCTCTGCGAGGCCTCTCAGCGGCTGATGCCCAAAGGAAACACTCTCGTCGAAGAGATGATGAGGATATCATTCTC CTTCCCTTTGAAGCGGCTGTTCGCTCATGAGCCGGAGGAGCATCATGCGTATAGCAGAGCTCACAAAGCAGGCCATGAGGGCCATGATTGCGCCTCCATGTACGCCGGATGCAGTTTCTCCCTGATCGACATGGCCCTCGGGAAATACGACACATCAGCGACGCGGCGACCTCAACTTCCGCCAGGATACGCCGATACGGCTGAATCTTTCGGAGACTGGGCCAGGTACAACATGAAATAA